The genome window TCAGTACAAAAGCTCCGCCATAAAGAGCTATTTTTCGTCGGGAGCCTAGAGTTAGAACCAAGCCCAAAATTAGTATCAAGGCGCCAAGTGAGCACACGTTGAAGCCATCAAGAATACCCAGCGTTATCGCTACAACCGGTAAAGATAGCTCACTCAGGTTAATGTTCAGACCAAGTAGAGAAATAGAATTATCGCCATCCTCTCGCTCGGTGCTGTTTTTGTTTTGAGGAAGACCAAATTCTTGCTCCAACAATCCGATGATCTCTTGGCCCGTGCCACTGGGGTTGTCAAAGCCAACTATGTAGCTATCGCCGATAAAGGTCAGTGGAACCACTCCCAGGTATTGCTCAGCTCCTGTTTCTTCGGCTCGTTCTCGCAATAGATCGTGATAGTCAGCGTTAGAGATAGGGTAACGCTCGATCTCTACAGACGGATAGTCTTTGGAGAGTTGGTCCAAGAAACGTTGTTCGGCGTGGCAGTGCGGACAAGTGTCGCTATAGAAAAACTGCAAGCTGGCTTCTTCGGCCGACTGCGAATTGATTTGTTCAGTCTGTGCGCGGGCTGTATCTACAGCAAATACAGCAAAAAACATTAGTGCTATTAAACCGACAAAAGTAAAAAGACGAGTTAGCATAGCTTTTAGGGATTATGTTTTTAAGCCGGCTTAGTTAGTAGTACGCTCAACTCACTAGACTACTTTCTCGTGTGGCATTAAGCACGGTCAGAGCAAATATAGCACACTTTTAATATTAAATACTAGTGCTCAGGACAGATCGAAAATTCCGTAGGCATGCTTGTTAAAATTTAAGGTTTGCCAGTTAATATATTTGGCTTATGCTTGATAGTATTATGAGTCATGGCGACGCTAATTTGTACTTACGACGGTTCTGGGTGGTCACCTTTCTCTTGCTACCGCTCGTTTTGGTACATCCAAAGGTCTCGGAAACCCTTAATCTCACGTTCTTTGATCTCGGAAAGTGGGTGCAGTTCGGGATCGCGACCGTGATCTTTGGTTTCGCGCTCGTCTTTTTTGAGCACGCTTGGCATGAGATAAAGGCACGTCAGTATGGCATGATGACGCTTGTCTCTCTTGCTGTGGGAGCAGGATATCTCTTTTCCGTTGCCTCGACTTTTATTCCCTCACTCCATGCTGAGTTCTATTTCGAGATCTCAACCCTCGTCTGGGTGCTTCTTTTCGGTCATTATTTGGAGGCAAAATCGAGCGGAGCCGCTGGGAACGCTCTTCAGGAAGTAGCCAAACTTTTACCCAAAAAGGCGCACAAAATTTCAGATGGCACTGAAGTTGATGTCGATATCTCCGAGCTAGAGGAAGGAGACACAGTGTTGGTGAAGCCGGGCGAGAAAGTGCCCGCGGACGGAACTATTACAAAAGGAAATTCTAGCGTTGACGAGTCGCACATCACCGGAGAATCAAAGCCGGTCGAAAAGAAAGAAGGAATGGAGATCGTTGCCGGGTCAATTTGTCTTGATGGCTCGCTCACGATCGAGCTAGCTCGGGTCGGGGAGAGCTCGACTGTCGGGCAGATACAGAAACTTATAGAACAAGCGGGCAAAACCAAACCACGTTCGCAAAGGATGGCAGACAAGGCATCGGCGGTGCTGACGTTCGTCGCCGCTACGACGGCTCTCCTCACGCTTCTCGTCTGGACGTTTGTGATCGGCGAGCCGTTTGCCTTCGCGATAACGCTCGCTATCACGGTACTTGTGATCGCTTGTCCGCACGCGCTTGGGCTCGCTATTCCAACGGTTACCACTATCACTACATCGCTTGCGGTCAAAAACGGTTTCTTTATCAAAGATATGTCTCAAATAGAGATGATACGAAAAACGGACTACGTGGTGTTCGACAAAACGGGTACGCTAACGAGCGGGGAATTCGGAGTAACTAAAGTGGTGAACATTGCGGCAGATAATACCGACGAAGTACTCAGAGTAGCGGCTTCATTGGAGCAACATTCTTCCCACATAACCGGCCATTCCATCTTGAGAGACGCTCGCTCTAAAGAGATCGATCTCTCGGAAATTTCTAATTTTCAAAACGTATCCGGAAAGGGTGTAAAAGCCGAGATCGATGGAAAAGAATACGTTGCCGGCAACGCGGCTTTGCTGGATGAATTGGGTGTAAGCTATAAAGAGCCGGAGGACGTATCCGGAACACTTGTATATGTTGCAAGCCACGAGGCATTGCTCGGCTATGTCGTTCTCTCGGACGCGGTTAAGGAGTCTTCGCACAAAGCTGTCGAGAGTTTGCACGATATGGGTATCAAAGTAGCGATGCTAACTGGAGATAACGAACAAGTGGCACAAGCCGTTTCGGCTGAATTGGGTATTGATACGTATTTTGCCGACGTGTTGCCGGAGGATAAGTACAAACATATAAAAGAGTTGCAAGAACAGGGGCACACGGTCCTTATGGTCGGCGATGGAGTAAACGATGCTCCTGCGCTCACTCAAGCTGACGCGGGTGTTGCGATCGGCGCTGGCACGGACGTGGCAGTTGAAGCGGGAGACGTAGTGCTGACCGATAACGATCCACTCGACGTGGTTCGTCTTATAAAACTAGCAAAGAAGGTGTACGTAAAGATGGTCCAAAACCTCGTATGGGCGCTCGGGTATAACGTGGTGGCGATCCCCGCGGCAGCCGGAGTGTTCGCGGCGTGGGGATTTTTCCTACGTCCGGAGATCGGGGCTCTCATAATGAGTCTTTCAACGGTTATTGTCGTTATCAACGCACTCACGCTCAAACGCATTTCGTTGGAGGAATAACAAAAACCAGCTAACGCAAAGCGTTAGCTGGTGGTGGACTTTTAGATGTACACGCTGTCGACTATATGTAGATCTCTGAGTGTAGACCTTAGAGTGTGGATGGCGATGCGGCTATAATAGGAATTTTCAGCTCTACAGCGATTCCCATCCAATGCCGCATAATGGGCACAATACCCTTCTCGCCATAGAGGCAGAGTAAATCCACCTCCTCCCGAAAAAACTTAAAAGGCGACGCAAGAAATCTCTGGGTCTCTTCGGTTTGCTCAGCGATCTCCACGAGCTGAGGCGTAAAACAAGAAAAGAAAGGGAATACCGGCATTCTCTTCCTGTCTGCGAAGAGTAAGTGACAGTGTATGGCTGTTATTACGCTTTTGTCTTTTTCCCCCACGATCTCGATCTTCTCGTTTCTGAAATCAGAACTCTCTGTTACCGGATAGCCGATAAAGACACGTTCGTAAGCCACTCTCTTCTCCTTCCAACAAGCGAATCTAGCGCGATTATGTATTATTCAGCTTTTCAAAGCAAGGTGTGCCGTGTTTTATAAAAGGTACTTTTATAATTATCTTGGTCTTGGTTACTGCATCTCACTTTGTGATAGATACGTTGAAGATTTTTAAGATTCTTTTTCATGTTATAATGAACACAAGGAATTAATAGATATAACTAATACAGAAATATGTTGAATAGAATTATAGAAGAAACAAAAAATACTATTGTGGCTACGGTCAAAGGAGCGGCTGATATACTCGGTACGCTCAGGAGCAGCGTAAAAGACTTAGTGGTAGATACGCTCAGAGACGCAGGTGAAGTTACTGGCGCGGCTATTGAATTAGTGTCCGGTGTTGTAAAAGGAGCAATAACGGGTGCGTCAGAAATGGGAACTACTGCCGTAGAAGCGTCATCTGATGTCGTGAGCGGTGCGGTACGCGGTGTCTCAGAGGCAGGCGGAGATATTGCAACAGCGGCAAAAGAAGCAGTTCGCGGTGTCGTACAAGGAACTTCAGAAGTTGGTGGCGATATCGGTAATGCCGCGGTAAATGGAGTTCGAGGAGCAATTAAAGCGACTCAAGAGATCGGTGGAGATACCGGAGAAACCGCAAGGTCCGCTGTGCTCGGTGCCGTTAACGCGGCTGATGAGATCGGCGATGAAGCGGGTAGGACTGTGCGTGATGCACTTTTGGCTAGCGCTGAGTTGCCAAAAGATATAGTAGAAGCAGCGATTGGAAGAAGAGACCAGGGAAGCCAAGGAGAACAAGAAAGCCAAGAAGAGTAAAAATTATCGTAAACACCTTAAGAGGCAAAAGCAGCGGATCATTATCCGCCGCTTTTGTATTTTGGCTAAGTGTGCTGTATATTAAAAGTATTAATAAATATTAGAAGAATTAAACATTTATATGGATAACACTAAATTGTATAGTTTCCTAATGATCGCCGTAATGGTGTTTGCACTTGGATTCTTTAACGCAGTAAATGCCGAAGGACACGAAGAAGACGCTGACACTTCGGTTGAAACAGAAACTACAGTTGAAGGAGAGGTAGAAACTACACAAAGCGATAGTGAAAACGGAGAAGGCGCTGAAGCCGACACTCGAGACGCGGATAGCGACGATGATGGATTGGATGACGGATCTGAAGCGTCTGAAGCCCAAGTTGAAGCTCAAGATTACAATTCGACCCGTTCAAATAAACCTGGAAGCATTGTAGATCCGCAAGATCCCGATGATGACGGAGATGGCGTTCCTACTGTAGAGAGCAGAGCTGGAGCGACAAAAGAGATCGATAAGGCCTCTCCAAAGATCATGCGGTTGCGAGGGATTGATAAATCAACTCCTAAACTTTTTCAAAGTTTAGAGATGAGCGGTGCAATTTGTCCGGCAGAAGAAGACTGCGATGACTCAGACAGTGACGTGGAGCCGGGAAGCGCTGACCATGTTTTGAGTGTCAGGGCTTCCGGTGAAGAGATGCGCGGAGCTAGCGAAGAGGCCAAGGCGGAAGTACGTGCACGTCTTCAAGAGATAGACGAAATTACCGATGCCAATGATTTTGGTGTTCAGGTAGCGAGCGCCGCTCTCAGTGACGAGAATGTAGTAGACATAACTACAGATGATGAACAAACAGAAGTGCGTTATAAAACGAGAATTCACCTGTTTGGTTTCATCCCTACAAACACGGAAGTAACCGCGCGAGCGGAGTCCGGAGGAGAAGTTGAGATAGACTATCCTTGGTATGGCTTCCTTTCTCGAAAGGGCGATCAAGGATCATTGTCTGAATTGGTCTCAGGAATAAGGGCTGCTCATGACGGTCTTATTTCGATCTCGGTAGAGGAAGAAGGTGCGCCGGTCAACAGAAGGGAAGACACTGAAGACGATAGTGAGTAAGCTTTTTTAAGCAAAAACTAAACAGAAAGATCAATTTAAATGCTTCAATCTATAGATTGAAGCATTTATTTTTGCGCTATTATTATTTAGCCTATTAGCCTATTAGGTAAATAGATTGATATATACTTGTAGAGTAAAGCCGGCCAGTAAACAGAAAATCCCAAAGTAAACGAACATTCGTTCGTGTTTCATATACCTGAGGACGTAGCGATCTATCTTCCTTTCTTTGGCTATATGCATATGGACCGACAGTACAACAAGCGCGATGATTATCTCGCCGGTGACTGTTAGCCCAAAAGATACTACCTCTAACATACCTGACACTGTACAGCAAAAATAAGACCAAAAGCAACTTGCAACTTGTGAATAGCTGTACACATTTTCAGAACTTTGTACGTACGACAGCAAAACGGTACAATTGATTTATGTCCCCTTTTTCTTCTTTCTTTTTAATACTTTTGGTGGCAGTTATTTTCTCGCAGATATTCACAAGGATGAAGATACCCTGGGTAGTGTCTCTCATCATAGGTGGAATTATATTGGGTCCTAGCGGACTCGATATGTTTGAGCCGGATCAAACCATAGAGTTCTTGGCTACTATTGGGCTTGTCTTTCTTATGTTCATGGCCGGACTTGAGTCGCGCCTCACCAGCACAAAGGGAATGAAAAAACGCCTTGTTCTTACCAGTCTCCTTATCGGTGCTGTGCCGGCTCTGACGGGTATAGCTATAACGCTTGCATTTGGCTACGAGATGGAAACGGCGGTCCTCATGGGAATTATTTTTATGTCCTCGGCTATCGCGCTTTTAATACCCCAACTGCAGTCGCAAAAGATCATAGGTACCGATATAGGGAGAGTTCTCGTGGGATCAGCCGTGACGGTAGATGCTCTGAGTTTGGTGCTTCTTTCAATATATTTGCAGTCGGTGACAACCTCTTTCTCTCCCATAACCCTCTTGATGTACGGAGGTCTTGTTGTATTGATCGCCTTTATTGGTTGGCTTATTCCCAAGGTTCGCTGGCTTGCTTTTTCGGTGCGCCAGCCGGTAGAGCAGGACCTGTTTGAAAAAGAACTTCGTTTTATCGTACTCGTGCTCATTGGTTTTGTGGTTCTTTTTGAGGTTGTGGGACTGCACTCCATAATCGCGGCCTTCTTTGCGGGCTTAGTTCTTTCTGGAACAGTCAAAAACAGTCTTATCAAAGCAAAGCTGCATGCGATCAGTTATGGTTTTCTGGTGCCGGTATTCTTTGTAGTGATCGGCGCGCAAACAGATCTTTCTGTGTTTGGTGAAGGGTTTGGGGCATTGTTTCTTACTGTCAGCATAGTAGTCGGATTGATTGCTTCTAAGACTTTCAGTGGTTGGCTAGCTGGGCGTTTGGGAGAATTTAGCAATAGAGAAGGGGTGTTTCTGGGAGTAGCGTCAATGCCTCAGCTTTCTACTTCACTGGCGGTAGCGTTCTTGGGATTCGGTGAAGGTCTTTTAGATCAAAGCCTTTTAGCCGCGATCATAGCTCTGAGTATAGTCACGGCAACGGTGGCTCCGATAGTAGCTACAGCTTTGGGTCGTGATATCGCGCCGCAAGAAGGTGTTGCCGAAAAAACAACCGACGGCGAAGAAGAGTACGCTGAAAAAAGCACGTGATTCTTTGGGAATTGGCGCCGCTTGATCAATGTTAATCCTTTGCCTCTTTAAAGTGCTTGATCCCTTCTATTACGCCTGAAGCATAGTTGCCGTCTTCGTCGTACTGACCGGACGCGACGTAAACCAACTCTGAGATCTGCGCTGCTTTAGCGATATTCAAAACTTCTTCTTTGACTTCATCCGGAGCGTTTTTGACAAGTATTCCTTTGTATCCGTAGGTGAGAGGTAATATGTCATTACCGCTATCGCCGGCGTATATCACATCCTCTTTCTCTTTTTCTAGAGTAACCCTGATATATTCAAGCGCCCCCAGCTTGGTCGCGGTTGTTGGCAGTATGTCGAGAAGCCCTATCTTTTTATGAGGATCAACGCTATACACTATTTCAATTCCTTCTCTGCCTTCGAGCATCTGGTGAACCGCTTTTTCTATTTCTTCCTTATCTTCCTCGGTTTTAACGTAGAAGCTGATCTTAAATTCATTCTGCACCTCTTCTTCCTGGTATTCTAATTCTTCGATCGCGTCGAGCTTCAGCGATATCTCTTCTCTATCCCATTCGGGGTGTTTTGTATATACGTAGTCTATCCAGTTCGGGTCAAGCGAAAGTTTGTCTCCTTCGCGTTTATAAACCATCGTTCCAACCGAGGCGAGAAGATAGTCGGGCACTTTCAATCCAAATTCTTCGTAAGCACTTCTTACCATCTCTAAGTTTCTCCCCGTGGCATAAACCAGGGTGTGGTCAAAGTCTTTGACGAATTCATAAAATCTCTCAAGCGAAGAGTTGTTGTCCTCGAATCCGTTCGGTATAAGTGTTCTGTCTAGGTCGCATGCGATTATCATATAATCCGTCCAAATGGTTTCTTATTTTCAATTGCCGAATGATAGGCGATCAAGTATCCGGCCGCGCTCATTCCTAAGCGTGAGACTCCCATAGACGTGCAATCTCTGCCGTGATAAAACTCCGGAAATCTAAAGTTATCACGAGCGAGAATTTGCGCAAACCTTTCCACCTCCGAGTGTAGATCATGGTTTCCGCCGGCAATATAGAAGCCGTGTACCATCGGCCAGCGTCCGCCGTTGTGGAATTCAAACGGTTTGTTTTTAAAGTGGAACAAGTAATTGGCTTCAAGTTTCTTCCAGTCGGGTTCGTCTTCGTGGATCACCGGATAAAAAGCGGGAACAATAGGGAAATCACTATTCACGAATTCCACTCCGATGCTGTCTATTATATCTCGACAGGCCTCCTTATCAGCTAACT of Candidatus Campbellbacteria bacterium contains these proteins:
- a CDS encoding cation:proton antiporter; translated protein: MSPFSSFFLILLVAVIFSQIFTRMKIPWVVSLIIGGIILGPSGLDMFEPDQTIEFLATIGLVFLMFMAGLESRLTSTKGMKKRLVLTSLLIGAVPALTGIAITLAFGYEMETAVLMGIIFMSSAIALLIPQLQSQKIIGTDIGRVLVGSAVTVDALSLVLLSIYLQSVTTSFSPITLLMYGGLVVLIAFIGWLIPKVRWLAFSVRQPVEQDLFEKELRFIVLVLIGFVVLFEVVGLHSIIAAFFAGLVLSGTVKNSLIKAKLHAISYGFLVPVFFVVIGAQTDLSVFGEGFGALFLTVSIVVGLIASKTFSGWLAGRLGEFSNREGVFLGVASMPQLSTSLAVAFLGFGEGLLDQSLLAAIIALSIVTATVAPIVATALGRDIAPQEGVAEKTTDGEEEYAEKST
- a CDS encoding HAD-IIB family hydrolase gives rise to the protein MIIACDLDRTLIPNGFEDNNSSLERFYEFVKDFDHTLVYATGRNLEMVRSAYEEFGLKVPDYLLASVGTMVYKREGDKLSLDPNWIDYVYTKHPEWDREEISLKLDAIEELEYQEEEVQNEFKISFYVKTEEDKEEIEKAVHQMLEGREGIEIVYSVDPHKKIGLLDILPTTATKLGALEYIRVTLEKEKEDVIYAGDSGNDILPLTYGYKGILVKNAPDEVKEEVLNIAKAAQISELVYVASGQYDEDGNYASGVIEGIKHFKEAKD
- a CDS encoding heavy metal translocating P-type ATPase, translating into MLDSIMSHGDANLYLRRFWVVTFLLLPLVLVHPKVSETLNLTFFDLGKWVQFGIATVIFGFALVFFEHAWHEIKARQYGMMTLVSLAVGAGYLFSVASTFIPSLHAEFYFEISTLVWVLLFGHYLEAKSSGAAGNALQEVAKLLPKKAHKISDGTEVDVDISELEEGDTVLVKPGEKVPADGTITKGNSSVDESHITGESKPVEKKEGMEIVAGSICLDGSLTIELARVGESSTVGQIQKLIEQAGKTKPRSQRMADKASAVLTFVAATTALLTLLVWTFVIGEPFAFAITLAITVLVIACPHALGLAIPTVTTITTSLAVKNGFFIKDMSQIEMIRKTDYVVFDKTGTLTSGEFGVTKVVNIAADNTDEVLRVAASLEQHSSHITGHSILRDARSKEIDLSEISNFQNVSGKGVKAEIDGKEYVAGNAALLDELGVSYKEPEDVSGTLVYVASHEALLGYVVLSDAVKESSHKAVESLHDMGIKVAMLTGDNEQVAQAVSAELGIDTYFADVLPEDKYKHIKELQEQGHTVLMVGDGVNDAPALTQADAGVAIGAGTDVAVEAGDVVLTDNDPLDVVRLIKLAKKVYVKMVQNLVWALGYNVVAIPAAAGVFAAWGFFLRPEIGALIMSLSTVIVVINALTLKRISLEE
- a CDS encoding glutaredoxin encodes the protein MFFAVFAVDTARAQTEQINSQSAEEASLQFFYSDTCPHCHAEQRFLDQLSKDYPSVEIERYPISNADYHDLLRERAEETGAEQYLGVVPLTFIGDSYIVGFDNPSGTGQEIIGLLEQEFGLPQNKNSTEREDGDNSISLLGLNINLSELSLPVVAITLGILDGFNVCSLGALILILGLVLTLGSRRKIALYGGAFVLTTAVIYGLLILLWHQLFSYLAPHMFWLELTLAAIGIAGGVYFIKEYLRFKRHGVTCESGQSPLINKTTKWVQGLFQNQNSVFTLILAIVAFAAVITIVEFPCSAGVPVMFAGMLAGAGLSAPSYTGLIGLFVLFYLLDELIIFAIAVWRLHIWLASPSFTIWAALIEGLALLSIGAYYALSILNYFL